In Flammeovirgaceae bacterium, the sequence AAACTAGTGGTTACCAGAATCATTGCGGCCACCAGTATGCCTATGACCAGGAATACAGTTCTGCGCAAATTGAGGGCTTTCATTGTGTGTACGCCTTATAGACTGCCAATATGAGCAAAGAGTTGAATGGCTCGCAAATTTTTGTTGCGAATCGTTGGACTGTCGTGACGAACTGTCGTTAACAGGTGATGAGTCAGGGCAGAATTTCTCACAACAAGGTTTGTTCCTTTAATCATCCAAATGACAGGTAAGGATTGACGAATTAAGTCATAAATTCATCCTATGGATGTGCATTGAATTTTTACCCTCATAACTTATGATTGATTTTAATTATGTTTTTATTATCAGCGACCAACCCCAAACTTATCCTAAGCGCGGTAATAGAACTGATTTAATTCTCGATTTATCTAACACGAAGAATCGAACGCAAATACATCATTGTTTAAGCGATAACTGTAACTTTACTTTTGTAATAGACGAAACATGAAAGAAGGCCAAAAACTCTGGACGCGTGAAGATCTGATCCTAACGATTAACCTTTACTGCAAACTCCCCTTTGGTAAACTTCACAGCAGAAATCCTGATGTGATTGAGTTAGCAAACCTGATTCATCGTACACCCGGTTCGGTCGCTTTTAAACTTGTGAACTTTGCAAGTCTTGATCCGCAACTTAAAGCAAGAGGCATTAAAGGTGCTTCGAACGTAAGTAATTTAGATAAAGAGATTTGGAATGAGTTCTTCAACAATTGGGATAACCTGTTTATAGAGAGTGAAAATCTATATGCAAAGAAGAAAAAAATCACTGTTGACCGATTATACGAAATTGACTTAACTGATTTGCCGAAAAGTGGCGAAGAAAAAGAGAGAATGGTTAAAGTAAGAACGAATCAAATTGTGTTTCGAACATTAGTAATGACCAATTATGATTTTAGTTGCTGCATCACGGGCATCAATCAACCTGAATTACTGATTGCAAGTCACATTAAGCCTTGGAGTCAGGATACCACTAACAGGTTAAATCCTAAAAATGGATTATCGCTGAACGCACTTCACGATAAAGCTTTCGATAACGGACTCATTACCATTACTGAAGACTATAAAGTAAAAGTGTCCTCAATTTTGCTGAAGAAAGAATCAACCAAAAGCATCAAACAAAACTTTATACAGTTTCATAATAAGCAGATTACACTACCAAAAAAGTTTATGCCCGATCCAGAATTTTTGAAACATCACAATCATGAGTACTTCAAGAAATAACCTAAAATTCAATTACAAATACCGCGATACAGGTAACTATAAAGTGTTTGGTAATGTGATTTTTACTAATCCTGATGAATACTCTCTTGAACTCGTTGAGAGTAAACTAAGAGCTTCTTTAATCGATTCTGAATTCTTTGACCCTAATGATTGGAAACTACCTCGTTTAAAATTTGATGACTGGGTTCCTGATTTGGACCAGACATGGAATGAATATGAAAGTGTTGAGTACACTTTAAAACTTCCAACACAAGAAAGATAAAATAAGTGAATTTATAGAGTTTATTGACAGGCTGCCTCGATATGAACAAAGTCACAATATTTAAATATGCTTGATGTAAAATAAGTTAACCGGTCTGCTGGCCTAGCTAATTTTTATATTTTGTCTTTAACAAAGATGATTGATAAAAAAATTGCCGTTCTTATAGGGAAAGCTATAAGAGAAGGAAAATATCTAAACATTACTTATAAAAATAAGAGTGGAGAGATCACGCCATTCTGGATTAGCATACAAGACATTAATGCAAATGATGAGCTGTATGTACATATGTTTAATGTCACAAAGGACGAACCACTTTTAAATAAAAAAATATTTATCTCAGGAATTCAGTCAGCTGAAATTCTGAAATTTTCACACTATGAAGTCCCTGAAGAACTAATAAGAAAACTGGAGGAGGATAAGAGTTTGCAGATCTATGATTTTCACAGGTATGACAATAACATTTTGAATTATTACCTCGAATGCTACAAAGCAAATAGAGACCCCTTTCTGCACAAAACCTATCTTATTCAAGGCTTAGATCTCCCAGAATTACAAAAGAAAGCTCCCTATTCATTAACGGATACACAACTAAAGCAAATAGTTAGGGAGATCTACAACAATGAATTTAATTCCTTCAATGACTATGATTTGGCTTTATGTGAGTTTTCTATTGACTTATTCTCGAGAGGCAAATTTGTAGTGGCTTTCAGAAAGCTAACGTTTGACCCTGTTCAAAAAACGCTACATCTTGGCAGCAAATCAGAATTTAACCCCAATTTCTACATACAAGGGATTAAGCATACGCTTTCTTACTACACAGATTTAAGTCCGGCTGATTTTGAAGCAATGTATGCCAACAATAAGGCTGAAACCATTGAGCTGTTGAAAGGTAATTTTAAGATGGGTGAGCTGCCTAATACAAGACCTGAAGTAGTTGTTTTGGGGTATACTCAGGTTGACATTGCTCGAATTTATGACAACATAAATTCAGATCACAAGAACAATGAAGTACAGATTCCTATAAAAGCATTTTTTCAAAACCCCTCACTGCTGGACAGAAAGAATAGAAAAGAGCCCCACATTGTTTTGTATGATAATCAGGTAAACATCGACCAGCTCCGTACGGTCTACAATGCCCTAAAATACCCGATCACGTACGTGCAAGGCCCACCCGGCACAGGTAAAACCCAAACACTGTTAAATATCATTGTGAATTGCCTGGCCAATGGCAAAAAACTTCTGATTTCGTCTAATAACAATGTGCCAATAGATGGCATAAAGGAGAAATTGTATTTAGGCGAGTATCGTGGAAAAAAAATATTACTTCCCGTAATCAGGTTGGGTAATAACGAATATGTAGCAAAGGCATTAAGAATCATAAAAGCCTTGTATGCATTTGAAACAAAGGACGTACCTAAGGAGGAGCTGTTAATTAATTTGAAAGAGAAGTCGAAAGAGAATAATAAGTTATTGCTAAGCAGGTTAAAACAGTATGAGGATCGGCTTGACGTAAAACAAAACCTCGAATTCGTAAATGGATTATTGTCAAAAGAGCAAAACCACCTGCTGGAAAAGGAAAAGAATAAACTAGAGGAAAAACTTGCTCAGCTACCAGATATTACCAATGAGGACTTAAAAAACATCTATGAAGTAATCAAGGGCAATCATCAATTGCTTCAATTCTTTTACTTCGAATCATTGCGTTGCATTAAGCGATTAAAAACCAAGGATTACGCTCCACTTATTGAAATCCTGAATAATGAAGATGAGCAAGCCCAAATAAAAGAATTTAATAAGTGGATCGCTGATGATGATAATCTGGAGAAATTCACAAAAGGGTAACGACTAAGCAACTGTGTAAAGGCCCGATTCGGCCTTGCTGAAAGGGGATGTGGAATGTACCACTTTCAGCCGAATCGGTTGCATTTAAAGACTTAACTTTAAACACAGTTACCATGGAAAATCAAGAACAACACCCACTACTCAAAGAGATGCTCACCCCTGAGTTTCTCAAGCAATTTAAGAATTCGAAAGACCTCAACAGCTTTATCGATGAACTTTTCAAAAAGGGCATGGAGCAAATGCTGGAAGGTGAACTCGATGGCCATTTGGGCTATGCCAAACATTCACCAGAAGGGATTAACTCCGGGAACTCACGGAACGGAAAAACCCGTAAGACCATCAAGACCACGCGAGGTGAACTACAGATAGAAGTACCTCGGGATCGGAACAGCACGTTTGAGCCCGTCCTGGTTCCCAAGCGCAGCCGGTTCGTAGAAGGCATCGAAGAAATTATCATCTCCTTATATGCCCGGGGTATGAGCGTACGCGACATTGAAATACAAATCCGGGAAATCTATGGTGTGAATGTTTCGGATGCCACTATTTCCAACGTTACCTCGCGGGTACATACGTTGGTAACGGAGTGGCAAAGCAGGCCTCTTTCATCGGTGTACTTTGTGGTGTGGATGGATGGGATCGTATTCAAAGTCCGGCAGAATGGGAAGGTGATCAACAAAACCATTTACCTGGCCGTAGGCCTTAATGCTCAGGGGTTTAAGGAAGTATTGGGCATGTGGCTGGGTGAAAGCGAAAGTGCTTCATTCTGGATAAGTGTACTTACTGATTTAAAAAGCCGTGGCGTGGAAGATATTCTCATCACCAGCACCGATAATCTGAAGGGCTTCACCGATGCAATCACCAGCGTGTTTACCCAATCGGTAACCCAGATTTGTGTAGTTCATCAGATCAGAAATGCGCTTCGCTACGTTGTCTGGAAAGACAAGAAACAATTTGTAGCCGATTTGAAGACTGTTTACGGAGCACCAAACAAAGAGCTGGCTGCTCAAGCCTTAGAGCAGCTTGAAGTAACATGGGGCAAAAAATATCCGCATGCTATCAAGTCGTGGAAAACGAATTGGGATAACCTCACGCACTTCTTCGATTATCCGATCGAAATCCGAACGCTGATCTATACCACGAACATTATCGAAAATCTCAACGGAAAAATCCGCAAGTATACCAACAACAAACTTTCGTTCCCTGACGACCAGGCGGTGGTGAAAGCGGTGTACCTGGCTTTACGGGAGATCACCAAAAAATGGACCTTGCCCGTGAGAAACTGGCCACTAATCGTAAATCAATTTTTAACTATCTTCGAAGGCAGATGCAAAATATAAAACCTTTACGCAGTTGCTTAGTCGTTACCCAGCACTTACACACTTAATTAGGCAGTGTCCACAAAAGTTTTTCCTGTTATTCTTACCACCAATCTATCCAGCCGTAAACTGGGTAAAAAGTATAAGTTTGATTTACTCGCCATTGACGAAGCCGGTCAATGTGATGTAGCAACAAGTCTTATCCCAATTTCAAAGTGTAAGAATATCGTGCTAATAGGTGACACCAATCAACTAAAACCCATTGTTCTTTTCGAGGAAACCAGAAATGAAGAGTTGATGAAACAGTTCGCTGTAAGTGAGCCATATGACTACTTCCATAATTCCATTCTTTCAACCTACAAGCGAATCGACAACATATCGAGAGATATTTTATTGAGCTATCATTATCGCTGTGGTAAAAAGATAATCAACTTTTCTAACATGCGGTTTTATGAGAACAAGTTGAATCTTTCAATGCTTAGTAATATCGGAGAGGTGCGACTGGTTGATGTGAATAATGTAAATCATAAGCTAAAGAATTCCACACTGGAAGAGGCACAGGGTATAGTCAACTACATTAAAGAAAATAAACTATCCGATGCATTTATTATTACTCCATTCCGAAACCAAGAAGATGCTTTAAATCACTTGTTGCAAGCAGCAAAAGAAAAGGGTGAAATTGATCCCTCCGTAAGTTGTGGCACAATTCATAAAGTTCAGGGACAGGAAAATAAGACTATTATTATATCAACATCTATTTCAAGAGATACAACACCTCGTACCTATGATTGGGTAAAGAACAACAGTCAGTTAATTAACGTAGGGGTTACCAGGGCGCAAGAGAAATTAATTGTATTTACAGATAAAAAAGCTATCGAAAGTTTATCCAGAAAAGATGATGACTTATATGCGCTAATTGAATATGTGCAACAAAATGGAACTACACAGGTCTCTCAAAGCACGGTAAACAAGTTCACCATTGGTTTCTCAAATAATTCAGTATTCGAAGATGAATTCTATAAAACGATGAGTCATTACTGTTCGATTCAGGGATCGAGATTTAAAAGAAATGTAAAACTAACAGACCTGTTTCCAGAAGAGATCAATAATCCAGCTTTAAATAAACGAGAGTTTGATGGTGTTATCTATGTGGGTAAAGTACCTCAGATAGTATTTGAGATCAATGGTGCTGATCATTACCACAATAGAAAACGGATGGAGTCTGATAAACTTAAAGGTCAATTGATTAATAGCAAAAATCTCAAATTGATTCTAATCCCAAATCAATATGTTAAGCACTATGAATATATACGAGAGTTAATGAATAAAATCAAAGGGGGTACTTATCAAAAAACTTTGTTTGAAGTCTGATTTTTCACTACTCCTTTTACATTTGGTGCATTTTTTAACCCGTAAAAATCAACCCTCATGTACAACGCCCTATCGCCCACCTGCTGTTTAAACCTTATTACAGTGAAAACGAACACAGCGGCCAGACTGGGTTAGCTTCAAGCGGCATACAGACAAGCGGCAGTGGGTCTATCCAAAATACCCCACCCCTCTCGCCATCAGCCCGGCCAGCAGCGGGATAATGAACAGCAGCACCAACTCCAGCCGCAGCATCCAGATAACGGAGGCGGGCACCATCACTTCTTCCTGCGGATTTCCTTTGCGGTTTTTTAAAAAGAAAACTGTAGGGTAGATGGACAGCAGACCAATGGTGATGAACAGGGTGAGTTTGATATGAAAAATCCAGTTTTTGGTATATACCACCGCGGGCTTGCCCACACCGCCCAGCCAAAGGGTTAGTCCGGCAATAAGCAGCACTACAGCCGCCACGCCATACACGGCATCAATTTTTGCCAGCCGGCTTAGTTCGCAGCGGGTAAGCGTTTTCTTCAACAACAAATGCTCGGAGGCCAGCGCTGCCACAATGGTAAAAATACTGATGAAGTGTATGTAGCGAAGGAAGAGTTCGGTGGTCATATCGTTTGCTTTTTCAAAAGTACAACTCTTAACGGGTTAGCCACGAAGCCACTCCAAAACAAACTTTCCGCATCAGCCGGTAGTGTGGCTTGTCTTTAACCAGGCGGTTGTGAAATCCCTCTTTCCATTTCTCCTTGAAACTGACCTGCATCAACTTTTCTTCTGCCTGGCTTATCGTTAACTGAATTTTTTCAGGCTCGTTGACATCAACTTTTTCCAATGCATCAAGAAACCGGTTGTAAAAAGAGTCGCGCATCATGCGTTGCTGTTGATGATCCTTTGTGATCTTCCGGGGCGGCCGAACAAAGGCCGGGTTCAGGTTAATCTCCCACAGTTGCAATTTACCGTTAACCAAAGCGTAATCAGCCCGGCCATAGGTAATGCCGGCTTGCGCGAAAATGGTTTTCAACCAGGCTTCATGAGGATTCGTTTGCATATACGTTTCCACTTCGGCCCTACGGCTTCGCATCAGGTCATCATTCGCGTCAACCATCGATTTCACCTTCCACGAACGGCTGAAGTTGAGGTATCGCGGCATTACCCTGTCGCCCAATACAAAGGCGGAATATTTTGAATAGATCCCATTATCATCCGCCACATCGAGGTACTCAATAATCAGCAATTGGTTGGTTCTGTATCCGAGCAGATTCAGCTTTCGAAGCTCGTGTTTTATTTCATCGGTACTGTACAATAACGTGGTTAGCGGGCCGGTATGCCGATCGGCCTCACGGATAAACACGGGATACCGGAGGTACCCCAACGGTCCATCGGCACGGGTAACGTCAAAACTGTTGACTCCCGATGCCGCCATTCTTTTTAGCAAGTCGTACCGGAGCAAAACCTTTTCAGGATTGTTGAGCAACCTGAGATGAGGGTACCTGCTGTAAAGTTGGTTGTAAATCTGCTTTGCAACCTCACGCTGTTCACCATTCAGAAAGTCAATGTCTGAAAAGATAAAACTACCCGCCCGTAAATCCCGCAGTTGTCCGATTTGTTCCCACGGAATAATGCGTATCCGATCGGCAAAAATTTTTCCGCGTGAGCGCAGGAAATTCCGGATAGGAAAGCTGTTGCGCGTAGTAACCAGAAAGTAAATCATAACCGGGTAGATTCAACAGTTACCGATTGAGTTGCTGCAGGGGTTGCTGTTCCCCGAAGCATAACTGACGTTACCGTGCCAATTTCCGTCACATTCAGCACCGTTTTGAATACATCCGGAATAGCATCCACGGCTTTTAAGACCATCACCCCTTCCAGCGGAATGCCTGCGGCAAGAAACACGGGCAAGCTGTACACTTTGCCCATCTGGGGCAACCCCGGACTGCCAAAGCTTGTAATCATCATTAAACCAAGGAACATGAGCAGGTTTGGCCACTCCACGGGTAAGCCATACAAGCGCGAAAGCAGGAAAAACGAAAACGGATTGGCTACCATGAGGTTGATGCGAAAAAAAGAAACAAACAGGGGCACCGCCATACCGGTTATCTTTTCCTCGCCTGTAAACTTTGTTGTGCTCACCAGCAGTGCCGGAAGTGATGCCAGGGATGAACTGGTGCTTGCAGCCAACAGCTGTGACGGAAGCATTGCATGCGCAAAATGGCGTACCGGAGTTGAGCCGAAGAGCAGCACAACCACATACATCAGCGCTGTAACTACCACCAACACGGCACAAACACCTGCCACATAAAATCCAACCGTACCCGCCAGTTGCAGTCCGTTTTGACTGGTAATCACAAATGCAATACAACCGACTGAAAGGGGCAATGTCTGGAACAGGATTTTCAACCAGTTAAACAATTTTTTTACAGCACGGGTCAACCGGTCAATAACCGGGTAGCGGAAACCTTTTCCAATGCGACTCAAAATTATCGCACCAACAATTGAACACAGGATAGCAGGTATAATAAAACGCGTAAGCAATTGTTGCGTCTCTGCCATTACCGACAGAATCCTGAAAGAAACCGTGTTATGAAGCGCAGTGGTTGATGCAAATGCGGTAGAAGGCAGACCCCGACTCAGAAAATAACTTAGTCCAACCGATACCACCGCACCTGAACCCAATAACAGAATATGAACAATCAATCCGCGCACAGCCAGTTTTCCAAACAGGCTTGCCTGGAGCAGTGTTAAAAAGCTGATAATCAGATTA encodes:
- a CDS encoding cation:dicarboxylase symporter family transporter, producing MPKPSHWISIGSLLGLTIGITAGLYSESTPLTEFLFLSAEVFSRSWILVLLVLAIPLVAGNLIISFLTLLQASLFGKLAVRGLIVHILLLGSGAVVSVGLSYFLSRGLPSTAFASTTALHNTVSFRILSVMAETQQLLTRFIIPAILCSIVGAIILSRIGKGFRYPVIDRLTRAVKKLFNWLKILFQTLPLSVGCIAFVITSQNGLQLAGTVGFYVAGVCAVLVVVTALMYVVVLLFGSTPVRHFAHAMLPSQLLAASTSSSLASLPALLVSTTKFTGEEKITGMAVPLFVSFFRINLMVANPFSFFLLSRLYGLPVEWPNLLMFLGLMMITSFGSPGLPQMGKVYSLPVFLAAGIPLEGVMVLKAVDAIPDVFKTVLNVTEIGTVTSVMLRGTATPAATQSVTVESTRL
- a CDS encoding HNH endonuclease, whose product is MKEGQKLWTREDLILTINLYCKLPFGKLHSRNPDVIELANLIHRTPGSVAFKLVNFASLDPQLKARGIKGASNVSNLDKEIWNEFFNNWDNLFIESENLYAKKKKITVDRLYEIDLTDLPKSGEEKERMVKVRTNQIVFRTLVMTNYDFSCCITGINQPELLIASHIKPWSQDTTNRLNPKNGLSLNALHDKAFDNGLITITEDYKVKVSSILLKKESTKSIKQNFIQFHNKQITLPKKFMPDPEFLKHHNHEYFKK
- a CDS encoding IS256 family transposase produces the protein MLTPEFLKQFKNSKDLNSFIDELFKKGMEQMLEGELDGHLGYAKHSPEGINSGNSRNGKTRKTIKTTRGELQIEVPRDRNSTFEPVLVPKRSRFVEGIEEIIISLYARGMSVRDIEIQIREIYGVNVSDATISNVTSRVHTLVTEWQSRPLSSVYFVVWMDGIVFKVRQNGKVINKTIYLAVGLNAQGFKEVLGMWLGESESASFWISVLTDLKSRGVEDILITSTDNLKGFTDAITSVFTQSVTQICVVHQIRNALRYVVWKDKKQFVADLKTVYGAPNKELAAQALEQLEVTWGKKYPHAIKSWKTNWDNLTHFFDYPIEIRTLIYTTNIIENLNGKIRKYTNNKLSFPDDQAVVKAVYLALREITKKWTLPVRNWPLIVNQFLTIFEGRCKI
- a CDS encoding DUF2214 family protein, with product MTTELFLRYIHFISIFTIVAALASEHLLLKKTLTRCELSRLAKIDAVYGVAAVVLLIAGLTLWLGGVGKPAVVYTKNWIFHIKLTLFITIGLLSIYPTVFFLKNRKGNPQEEVMVPASVIWMLRLELVLLFIIPLLAGLMARGVGYFG